One genomic window of Pseudomonas sp. LFM046 includes the following:
- a CDS encoding RND family transporter — MSTHHQDKATFLERLIFNNRPAVIGICLLVSVFLFWQAMHVRPSTSFEKMIPLHHPYIQKMLEHRNDLANLGNTVRISVEAVNDDIFSKEYMETLRQIHDEVFYISGVDRSGLKSLWSPSVRWTEVTEEGFAGGEVIPQTYDGSAASLEELRNNVLKSGQIGRLVANNFKSSIIDVPLLESYPDPNDQGKLLKLDYRQFSHELEEKIRDKYQAQNPNVKVHVVGFAKKVGDLIDGLIMVVMFFGIAFLITLVLLYWFTWCIRSTIAVLITTLVAVVWQLGLMHSVGFGLDPYSMLVPFLIFAIGISHGVQKINGIALQSSDADNALTAARRTFRQLFLPGMIAILADAVGFITLLIIDIGVIRELAIGASIGVAVIVFTNLILLPVAISYVGISKKAIERSKRDAKRDHPFWRLLSNFAHPVVAPISVVIALIAFGGGLWYGHNLKIGDLDQGAPELRPDSRYNQDNNFIINNYSTSSDVLVVMVKTGPEGCSTHDALAPVDELMWKMENTPGVQSAISMVTVSKQVIKGMNEGNLKWETLSRNQDVLNNSISRAEGLYNSDCSLAPVLVFLNDHKAETLSRAVAAVEEFAKENNKDGLQFLLAAGNAGIEAATNEVIAQAELTILILVYICVAVMCLITFRSIAATLCIVLPLILTSVLGNALMAWLGIGVKVATLPVIALGVGIGVDYGIYIYSRLESFLRAGLTLQEAYYETLKSTGKAVLFTGLCLAIGVATWIFSAIKFQADMGLMLTFMLLWNMFGALWLLPALARFLIKPEKLAGKVGGSLLAH; from the coding sequence ATGAGTACCCATCACCAGGACAAGGCGACCTTCCTGGAGCGCCTGATCTTCAACAACCGGCCGGCCGTGATCGGCATCTGCCTGCTGGTCAGCGTCTTCCTCTTCTGGCAGGCCATGCATGTGCGGCCGTCCACCAGCTTCGAGAAGATGATCCCGCTGCATCATCCGTACATCCAGAAGATGCTGGAACACCGCAATGACCTGGCCAACCTGGGCAACACCGTGCGTATCTCGGTGGAAGCGGTCAACGACGACATCTTCAGCAAGGAGTACATGGAGACCCTGCGTCAGATCCATGACGAGGTCTTCTACATCTCCGGCGTCGACCGTTCCGGCCTGAAGTCCCTGTGGAGCCCGAGCGTTCGCTGGACCGAAGTGACTGAAGAAGGCTTCGCCGGTGGCGAGGTCATTCCGCAGACCTACGACGGTTCCGCTGCCAGCCTGGAAGAGCTGCGCAACAACGTGCTCAAGTCCGGCCAGATCGGCCGTCTCGTGGCCAACAACTTCAAGTCCAGCATCATCGACGTGCCGCTGCTGGAGTCCTACCCGGACCCGAACGACCAGGGCAAGCTGCTGAAGCTCGACTACCGCCAGTTCTCCCACGAGCTGGAAGAGAAGATCCGCGACAAGTACCAGGCTCAGAACCCCAATGTGAAGGTCCACGTGGTGGGCTTCGCCAAGAAGGTGGGTGACCTGATCGATGGCCTGATCATGGTGGTGATGTTCTTCGGCATCGCCTTCCTCATCACCCTGGTGCTGCTCTACTGGTTCACCTGGTGTATCCGCAGCACCATCGCCGTGCTCATCACCACCCTGGTGGCGGTGGTCTGGCAGCTGGGCCTGATGCACTCCGTAGGCTTCGGTCTGGACCCCTACTCGATGCTGGTGCCATTCCTGATCTTCGCCATCGGCATTTCCCATGGCGTGCAGAAGATCAACGGTATCGCCCTGCAATCCAGTGACGCCGACAACGCCCTGACCGCAGCCCGGCGTACCTTCCGCCAGTTATTCCTGCCGGGCATGATCGCGATCCTCGCCGACGCCGTGGGCTTCATCACCCTGCTGATCATCGACATCGGCGTGATCCGCGAGCTGGCCATCGGCGCCTCCATCGGTGTGGCGGTGATCGTCTTCACCAACCTGATCCTGCTGCCGGTCGCCATTTCCTACGTCGGCATCAGCAAGAAGGCCATCGAGCGCAGCAAGCGGGACGCCAAGCGCGATCATCCGTTCTGGCGCCTGCTGTCCAACTTCGCTCATCCGGTGGTGGCCCCCATCTCCGTGGTGATCGCCCTGATCGCCTTCGGCGGCGGCCTCTGGTATGGCCATAACCTGAAGATCGGTGACCTCGACCAGGGCGCTCCGGAACTGCGTCCGGACTCCCGCTACAACCAGGACAACAACTTCATCATCAACAACTACTCCACCAGCTCCGACGTGCTGGTCGTCATGGTCAAGACCGGCCCCGAAGGCTGCTCCACCCATGACGCCCTGGCGCCGGTGGATGAGTTGATGTGGAAGATGGAGAACACGCCGGGCGTGCAGTCCGCCATCTCCATGGTCACTGTCTCCAAGCAGGTGATCAAAGGGATGAACGAAGGCAACCTGAAGTGGGAAACCCTGTCCCGCAACCAGGACGTGTTGAACAACTCCATCAGCCGTGCCGAAGGCCTGTACAACTCCGACTGCTCGCTGGCCCCGGTGCTGGTGTTCCTCAACGACCACAAGGCCGAGACCCTGTCCCGCGCCGTGGCCGCAGTGGAGGAGTTCGCCAAGGAAAACAACAAGGACGGCCTGCAGTTCCTGCTCGCCGCAGGCAACGCCGGCATCGAAGCGGCCACCAACGAGGTGATCGCCCAGGCCGAGCTGACCATCCTGATCCTGGTGTACATCTGCGTCGCCGTGATGTGCCTGATCACCTTCCGCTCCATCGCCGCCACCCTGTGCATCGTGCTGCCGTTGATCCTCACCTCGGTGCTGGGCAACGCACTGATGGCCTGGCTCGGCATCGGCGTGAAGGTGGCGACCCTGCCGGTGATCGCCCTGGGCGTGGGTATCGGTGTCGACTACGGCATCTACATCTACAGTCGCCTGGAGAGCTTCCTGCGCGCCGGCCTGACCCTGCAGGAGGCCTATTACGAGACCCTGAAGTCCACCGGCAAGGCCGTGCTCTTCACCGGTCTGTGCCTGGCCATCGGCGTCGCCACCTGGATCTTCTCGGCCATCAAGTTCCAGGCCGACATGGGGCTGATGCTGACCTTCATGCTCCTCTGGAACATGTTCGGCGCCCTGTGGCTGTTGCCGGCCCTGGCGCGCTTCCTGATCAAGCCCGAGAAACTGGCGGGCAAGGTCGGAGGTTCCCTGCTGGCCCACTAA
- a CDS encoding BatD family protein: MTRLLCTLLLSLLAMVAQAAGFTASVDRTRLSEGETVELTLESSDPTLFGKPDLTPLNDQFEVLATRQINQLGTFNGRNDRATRWIITLQPKQSGFVTIPSIKLGEVHSAPITLNVEKAEKAGNGNLAPVFIDASLDQESVYVQAQAILTLRIYHSVSLYDDSSLSPLQMDDARVEQLGEPRTYEKEINGVRHGVIEVRYAVFPQKSGVLNIPPQVFSATLVDAGSQNSFQPFGPRPGKLTRVNSPRIPLTVLPKPAEYPSDAPWLPARSLTLTESWSPDPNAVLTGDSLTRSLMLRAEGLSSAQIPPMPATQAQGLRRYPDQPQLSNQIDERGLIGSREEREALVPTASGHLQLPAVTVTWWNTRDNRLEHSEIPARTLEVATNPELEASTTPAGDAQVDNAATRARLWPWQLASALLACTTLLGFGLWWRARRQPAILPTVQAGPSPRTLLDDLRRACQSNDPHATRQALDNWARQQPETLADMAARFVPLSDAMDGLNGALYSEAGQHWQGEDLWKAIRALPAPQAQQQTTSEASQLPPLYPR; the protein is encoded by the coding sequence ATGACGCGCCTGCTATGCACCCTCCTCCTCAGCCTGCTGGCCATGGTCGCCCAGGCCGCAGGCTTCACCGCCTCCGTCGACCGCACGCGCCTGAGCGAGGGTGAGACCGTGGAGTTGACCCTCGAATCCTCCGACCCGACGCTCTTCGGCAAGCCCGACCTGACGCCCCTCAATGACCAGTTCGAGGTGCTCGCCACTCGCCAGATCAACCAGTTGGGCACCTTCAATGGCCGGAACGACCGCGCCACCCGCTGGATCATCACCCTGCAACCCAAGCAGAGCGGCTTCGTCACCATCCCGTCGATCAAGCTGGGAGAAGTCCACAGCGCGCCCATTACCCTGAACGTCGAGAAGGCGGAAAAGGCCGGCAATGGCAATCTGGCTCCGGTGTTCATCGATGCCAGCCTCGACCAGGAAAGCGTTTACGTGCAGGCCCAGGCCATCCTCACCCTGCGCATCTACCACTCGGTTTCCCTCTACGACGACAGCAGCCTCAGCCCGCTGCAGATGGACGATGCCCGGGTCGAGCAACTGGGCGAGCCGCGCACCTACGAGAAGGAGATCAACGGCGTTCGCCACGGGGTGATCGAAGTGCGCTATGCCGTCTTCCCACAGAAGAGCGGCGTGCTGAACATTCCCCCGCAGGTGTTCAGCGCCACCCTGGTGGACGCCGGCAGCCAGAACAGTTTCCAGCCCTTCGGCCCTCGCCCCGGCAAGCTGACCCGTGTGAACTCGCCGCGCATTCCCCTGACGGTATTGCCCAAGCCGGCCGAATACCCGTCCGACGCCCCCTGGCTGCCGGCACGCAGCCTGACCCTGACCGAATCCTGGAGCCCCGATCCCAATGCGGTTCTGACAGGCGATTCGCTGACCCGCAGCCTCATGCTGAGGGCGGAAGGGTTGTCCAGCGCGCAGATTCCACCGATGCCCGCGACCCAGGCCCAGGGGCTGCGGCGCTATCCGGACCAGCCGCAATTGAGCAACCAGATCGACGAGCGCGGCCTGATTGGCAGCCGCGAAGAGCGCGAGGCGCTGGTGCCCACCGCCAGTGGTCACCTGCAGTTGCCGGCAGTGACGGTGACCTGGTGGAACACCCGGGATAATCGCCTGGAGCACAGCGAGATTCCGGCCCGCACCCTGGAAGTGGCCACCAACCCGGAACTGGAAGCCAGCACCACTCCTGCCGGTGACGCTCAGGTCGACAACGCAGCCACCCGCGCGCGACTCTGGCCCTGGCAACTCGCCAGCGCCCTGCTCGCCTGCACCACGCTCCTGGGCTTCGGCCTCTGGTGGCGTGCCCGCCGCCAGCCGGCGATCCTGCCCACGGTCCAGGCCGGCCCGAGCCCACGTACCTTGCTGGACGACCTGCGCCGCGCCTGCCAGTCCAACGATCCCCACGCGACGCGCCAGGCCCTGGACAACTGGGCGCGCCAGCAACCGGAAACCCTGGCCGACATGGCCGCCCGCTTCGTGCCGTTGTCCGACGCCATGGACGGTCTGAACGGCGCCCTCTACAGCGAAGCCGGCCAGCACTGGCAGGGCGAAGACCTCTGGAAAGCCATCCGCGCCCTCCCTGCTCCGCAAGCCCAGCAGCAGACGACCAGCGAGGCGAGCCAGCTGCCGCCGCTGTACCCACGGTGA
- a CDS encoding DUF58 domain-containing protein: MRHRVREVQIFSSPARRSPLIGLHHSKLRGRGVDFDQVRIYQAGDDVRTIDWRVTARTQEPHTKLFHEERERPVFIMVEQSQRLFFGTGLVFKSVLAAQAASLIGWAALAHNDRVGGLVFSDLEHHEIKPRRSKQSLLQLLSRLARANQALGSPGDTQREGFSLALRRAREVLRPGSLVVILCDERTLSDTSEQQIALLARHTDLILLPVSDPLDHALPAAGLLRFAQHGAQLELDTHASDLRQAYREQGEARTARWERLAKRLGVLLLPLSTQEGMIEQLRDYLQHKGGAR, encoded by the coding sequence ATGCGCCACCGGGTACGGGAAGTCCAGATCTTCTCCAGTCCCGCCCGGCGCAGCCCGCTGATCGGCCTGCATCACTCCAAGCTGCGCGGACGTGGCGTGGACTTCGACCAGGTCCGCATCTACCAGGCCGGCGACGACGTGCGCACCATCGACTGGCGCGTCACCGCCCGCACCCAGGAGCCGCACACCAAGCTCTTCCACGAAGAGCGGGAGCGACCGGTATTCATCATGGTCGAACAGAGCCAGCGCCTGTTCTTCGGTACCGGGCTGGTGTTCAAGTCGGTGCTCGCCGCCCAGGCCGCCAGCCTTATTGGCTGGGCCGCCCTGGCGCACAACGACCGGGTTGGCGGCCTGGTGTTCAGCGATCTGGAGCACCACGAGATCAAGCCCAGGCGCAGCAAGCAGAGTCTCCTGCAATTGCTCAGCCGCCTGGCCCGCGCCAACCAGGCCCTCGGCAGCCCCGGCGACACCCAGCGCGAGGGCTTCAGCCTGGCCCTGCGCCGAGCCCGTGAAGTGCTGCGCCCGGGCAGCCTGGTGGTGATCCTCTGCGACGAACGCACCCTGTCCGACACCTCGGAGCAGCAGATCGCCCTGCTCGCCCGCCACACCGACCTGATCCTGCTGCCGGTTTCCGACCCACTGGACCACGCGTTGCCCGCCGCCGGGCTGCTGCGTTTTGCCCAGCACGGCGCCCAACTGGAGCTGGACACCCACGCCAGCGACCTGCGCCAGGCCTATCGGGAACAGGGCGAAGCGCGCACCGCCCGCTGGGAACGCCTGGCCAAGCGGCTCGGCGTGCTGCTGCTGCCGCTCTCCACCCAGGAAGGCATGATCGAGCAACTGCGTGACTACCTGCAGCACAAGGGCGGCGCACGATGA
- a CDS encoding VWA domain-containing protein, translating to MIELWPHWLRPAWLLLVPLLGWLLWQLWHRERRSGRWEQLLPRAFQPWLLSGGRQRATRLPWVALCLAWLLGLLALLGPSWQPVEQNTQKRADPLVVMLELTPSMLATDVVPSRLEQAKRKLRDLLDARRDAQTAIVVYAGSAHSLVPLSDDLMTSLNLIEALKPSIMPEHGQRADLAVAKALTLLDQGAQGQGRLLLITSGLGEQEQAGIRKALRSRGDRLAILGIGTAAGAPIAQEDGGFLKDDTGAILLPKLDSAQLRRFASDLGGRYTSVQLDESDLRSLQLLDGPHRLRESGEIARLAAWADQGHWLLLPLLLIAACAGRRGWLFCLPLLLALPTSSYAMSFEDLWLRPDQQGRRLLEEQRPAEAARHFSDPRWQGMALYQAGDYAEAAARFAQGDSAADHYNRGNALAQAGELEAAIDAYDSALQRQPDLAAAQKNKALVEELLRQREAKAAANSQDQQTGEQKEAGQTAEQSAAQQQQQSGDQSDSPNAQQQGAGEVQQHGQARPATGGTAEEATPTDAAQAQTARAEPLGDERRQALEQWLRQIPDDPAELLRRKFWYEQQQRQEEQ from the coding sequence ATGATCGAACTCTGGCCCCACTGGCTGCGTCCCGCCTGGCTGCTGCTGGTGCCACTACTGGGCTGGCTGCTCTGGCAGCTCTGGCACCGTGAACGCCGCAGCGGCCGCTGGGAGCAACTGCTGCCTCGCGCGTTCCAGCCCTGGTTGCTGAGTGGCGGCCGCCAGCGCGCCACGCGCCTGCCCTGGGTCGCGCTGTGCCTGGCCTGGCTCCTCGGCCTGCTGGCCCTGCTCGGCCCGAGCTGGCAGCCAGTGGAACAAAACACCCAGAAGCGCGCCGACCCACTGGTGGTCATGCTGGAACTGACCCCGTCAATGCTCGCCACCGACGTCGTGCCCAGCCGCCTGGAACAGGCCAAGCGCAAACTCCGCGACCTGCTTGACGCTCGCCGCGACGCCCAGACAGCGATCGTGGTCTACGCCGGCAGCGCCCACAGCCTGGTGCCGCTGTCCGATGACCTGATGACCAGCCTCAACCTGATCGAAGCCCTCAAGCCCTCGATCATGCCCGAGCACGGCCAGCGCGCCGACCTAGCCGTGGCAAAAGCCCTCACGCTGCTCGACCAGGGCGCCCAGGGCCAGGGCCGGCTGCTGCTGATCACCAGCGGCCTTGGCGAACAGGAACAGGCAGGCATCCGCAAGGCACTCCGTTCCCGTGGTGACCGCCTGGCCATCCTCGGCATCGGCACGGCCGCCGGCGCCCCCATCGCCCAGGAAGATGGCGGCTTCCTCAAGGACGACACCGGCGCCATCCTCCTGCCCAAGCTCGACAGCGCCCAGCTGCGACGCTTCGCTTCCGACCTGGGCGGTCGCTACACCAGTGTCCAGCTCGATGAAAGCGACCTGCGCAGCCTGCAACTGCTGGATGGCCCCCACAGGCTGCGAGAGAGCGGCGAAATCGCTCGTCTGGCCGCCTGGGCCGACCAGGGCCACTGGCTGCTTCTGCCCCTGCTGCTGATCGCCGCCTGCGCCGGCCGCCGTGGCTGGCTCTTCTGCCTGCCGCTGCTGCTGGCCCTGCCGACCTCCAGTTACGCCATGAGCTTCGAAGACCTCTGGCTGCGCCCCGACCAGCAGGGCCGGCGCCTGCTGGAGGAGCAGCGCCCCGCCGAGGCCGCCCGGCACTTCTCCGATCCGCGCTGGCAAGGCATGGCGCTCTACCAGGCGGGCGACTACGCCGAGGCCGCCGCCCGTTTCGCCCAGGGCGACAGTGCGGCGGATCACTACAATCGCGGCAACGCACTGGCCCAGGCGGGCGAACTGGAGGCGGCGATCGACGCCTACGACTCAGCCCTGCAACGCCAGCCTGACCTGGCCGCCGCCCAGAAGAACAAGGCGCTGGTGGAAGAACTGCTGCGCCAGCGTGAGGCCAAGGCCGCTGCCAACAGCCAGGACCAACAGACCGGCGAGCAGAAAGAGGCTGGCCAGACCGCCGAGCAGAGCGCGGCTCAGCAACAGCAGCAATCCGGCGATCAGAGCGACAGCCCCAATGCCCAGCAGCAGGGCGCTGGCGAGGTCCAGCAACACGGCCAGGCACGGCCTGCCACAGGTGGCACGGCCGAAGAGGCCACGCCCACGGATGCCGCCCAGGCCCAGACCGCCAGAGCCGAGCCCCTGGGCGACGAACGCCGCCAGGCCCTCGAACAATGGCTGCGGCAGATCCCGGACGACCCCGCCGAACTGCTGCGCCGCAAGTTCTGGTACGAACAGCAACAGCGCCAGGAAGAACAGTGA
- a CDS encoding DUF1329 domain-containing protein, whose protein sequence is MLKKLSLISAAVALALSASSAMASVSAQDAAKLGTSLTPFGAEKAGNAAGTIPAWTGGITQAPAGYKSGQHHPDPFPEDKPLFTITKANLDKYKANLTPGQIALFNAYPDSFQMPVYQTRRSGSAPQWVYDNTVKNATSAKLLDGGNGFADAYGGIPFPIPQNGVEAVWNHITRYRGSYIVRRASEVAVQRNGDYSLVTSQQEARFKYYNQQGSYADLNNILFYYLSFTKSPARLAGGATLVHETLDQVKEPRQAWGYNAGQRRVRRAPNLAYDTPIAAADGLRTADDTDMFNGAPDRYDWKLVGKKEIYIPYNNYKVSSPEVKYKDLLQPGHLNPAFTRNELHRVWVVEGTLKAGARHIYSKRTLFLDEDSWQAAVVDQYDGRGELWRVSVAYLKNYYDLPTTWSALDVFHDLQARRYHVQNLDNEEPTTIDFTQAVPDDGYFKPSALRRRGTR, encoded by the coding sequence ATGCTGAAGAAGCTTTCGCTGATTAGCGCCGCGGTCGCCCTGGCGCTCTCCGCCAGCAGCGCCATGGCGTCGGTTTCGGCCCAGGACGCCGCCAAGCTCGGCACCAGCCTGACCCCCTTCGGCGCCGAGAAGGCCGGCAACGCCGCCGGTACCATCCCGGCCTGGACCGGCGGTATCACCCAGGCTCCAGCGGGCTACAAGTCCGGCCAGCACCATCCTGACCCGTTCCCGGAAGACAAGCCGCTGTTCACCATCACCAAGGCGAACCTGGACAAGTACAAGGCCAACCTGACCCCGGGTCAGATCGCCCTGTTCAACGCCTACCCGGACAGCTTCCAGATGCCGGTGTACCAGACCCGTCGCTCCGGCTCCGCGCCGCAGTGGGTGTATGACAACACCGTCAAGAATGCCACCAGCGCCAAGCTGCTGGACGGCGGTAACGGCTTCGCCGATGCCTACGGCGGTATCCCGTTCCCGATCCCGCAGAACGGCGTCGAGGCCGTGTGGAACCACATCACCCGTTATCGCGGCTCCTACATCGTGCGCCGCGCCTCGGAAGTGGCTGTGCAGCGCAATGGCGACTACTCCCTGGTGACCTCCCAGCAGGAAGCCCGGTTCAAGTACTACAACCAGCAGGGGTCGTACGCCGACCTGAACAACATCCTCTTCTACTACCTGTCCTTCACCAAGAGCCCGGCTCGCCTGGCCGGTGGTGCGACCCTGGTCCACGAGACCCTGGACCAGGTGAAAGAGCCGCGTCAGGCCTGGGGCTACAACGCCGGCCAGCGCCGCGTGCGCCGTGCGCCGAACCTTGCCTACGACACCCCGATCGCTGCGGCCGACGGCCTGCGTACCGCCGACGACACCGACATGTTCAACGGTGCTCCGGACCGTTACGACTGGAAGCTGGTGGGCAAGAAGGAAATCTACATCCCGTACAACAACTACAAGGTTTCCAGCCCTGAAGTTAAGTACAAGGACCTGCTGCAGCCCGGCCACCTGAACCCGGCCTTTACCCGCAACGAACTGCACCGCGTGTGGGTCGTGGAAGGCACCTTGAAGGCGGGCGCCCGCCACATCTACTCCAAGCGCACCCTGTTCCTCGACGAGGACAGCTGGCAGGCCGCTGTGGTGGACCAGTACGACGGCCGTGGCGAGCTGTGGCGCGTATCGGTGGCTTACCTGAAGAACTACTACGACCTGCCGACCACCTGGTCCGCGCTGGACGTGTTCCACGACCTGCAGGCCCGCCGCTACCACGTGCAGAACCTGGACAACGAAGAGCCGACCACCATCGACTTCACCCAGGCTGTGCCGGACGATGGCTACTTCAAGCCTTCCGCCCTGCGTCGCCGCGGTACTCGTTGA
- a CDS encoding YCF48-related protein, with protein MSEPVMRRTPSGLSVDALHKPTFRFHSPLAKALSLFSVLSVLAAAAAPIPASALAADAPVLSIESPKAVSSLLLDVAHAGKRLVAVGDRGHILYSDDNGKSWTQAKVPTRQMLTAVYFVDDKKGWAVGHDAQILASEDGGATWTLQFEDLKREAPLLDVWFKDASTGFAVGAYGALLTTQDGGKNWEDVSDRLDNEDQYHLNSITAVKDSGLFVVGEAGSMFRSADWGETWERLEGPYEGSLFGVLGTAEPGVVIAYGLRGHLFRSADFGNTWETVPLKTSHGELEFGLSGGVLLPDGSLVVVGHGGSVLKSTDNGRSFAVVNRSDRMSLASVIADEKGNLILVGQGGVRVASPTGAELGQL; from the coding sequence ATGAGTGAGCCCGTCATGCGGCGCACCCCGTCCGGCCTCTCCGTGGATGCCCTCCACAAGCCGACGTTCCGCTTCCACTCGCCGCTGGCCAAAGCGCTCTCGCTGTTCAGTGTGCTCTCCGTCCTTGCTGCTGCCGCTGCGCCCATTCCCGCGTCCGCGCTGGCTGCTGATGCTCCTGTCCTCTCCATCGAATCGCCCAAGGCCGTGAGCAGCCTGCTGCTCGATGTCGCCCATGCCGGCAAGCGCCTGGTGGCCGTTGGCGACCGTGGCCACATTCTCTATTCCGACGACAACGGCAAGTCCTGGACCCAGGCCAAGGTGCCGACTCGCCAGATGCTCACCGCTGTCTATTTCGTCGATGACAAGAAAGGTTGGGCCGTGGGCCATGACGCCCAGATCCTCGCCAGCGAGGATGGCGGCGCCACCTGGACCCTGCAGTTCGAAGACCTGAAGCGTGAAGCGCCGCTCCTCGACGTCTGGTTCAAGGACGCCAGCACCGGTTTCGCCGTTGGCGCCTACGGTGCCCTGCTGACCACCCAGGACGGTGGCAAGAACTGGGAAGACGTCAGCGACCGCCTGGATAATGAAGACCAGTACCACCTCAACTCCATCACCGCCGTGAAAGACTCCGGCCTGTTCGTGGTGGGTGAGGCGGGCAGCATGTTCCGTTCCGCCGACTGGGGCGAGACCTGGGAACGCCTCGAGGGCCCCTACGAGGGTTCCCTGTTCGGCGTTCTCGGTACTGCCGAGCCTGGCGTGGTGATCGCCTACGGCCTGCGCGGCCACCTGTTCCGTTCCGCCGACTTCGGCAACACCTGGGAAACCGTGCCGCTGAAGACCAGCCACGGCGAACTGGAGTTCGGCCTGTCCGGCGGCGTCCTGCTGCCCGATGGCAGCCTGGTGGTGGTCGGTCACGGCGGCAGCGTGCTGAAGAGCACCGACAACGGCCGCAGCTTCGCGGTGGTGAACCGCAGCGACCGGATGTCTCTCGCCAGTGTCATCGCCGACGAGAAGGGTAACCTGATCCTGGTGGGACAAGGCGGTGTGCGCGTAGCGTCGCCGACCGGCGCCGAGCTGGGCCAACTATAA
- a CDS encoding DUF4381 domain-containing protein: MNPLDGLEPLIAPAAISWWPPAPGWWSLPPLAALLAWACWRWWRLHSRQAATEPEQPLDPLRQAALEELARLPKPYDGAPAGPWLQELNGLLKRLCRMHYPGDQSHTLSGRAWLAYLDNRCPAAGLTRWMILVEGAYRPQCKLDDRAIGGLYQSVEIWIRKHV, from the coding sequence ATGAACCCGCTGGACGGCCTGGAACCGCTGATCGCCCCGGCGGCCATCTCCTGGTGGCCCCCCGCCCCCGGCTGGTGGAGCCTGCCGCCCCTGGCCGCGCTGCTGGCCTGGGCCTGCTGGCGTTGGTGGCGACTGCACTCGCGCCAGGCCGCCACCGAGCCCGAACAACCGCTGGACCCGCTGCGCCAGGCCGCCCTGGAGGAACTGGCGCGCCTGCCCAAACCCTACGACGGTGCGCCCGCCGGCCCTTGGCTGCAGGAGCTCAACGGCCTGCTCAAGCGCCTGTGTCGCATGCACTACCCCGGCGACCAGAGCCACACCCTCAGCGGCCGTGCCTGGCTGGCCTACCTGGACAACCGCTGCCCGGCCGCCGGCCTGACGCGCTGGATGATCCTGGTGGAAGGTGCCTATCGCCCCCAGTGCAAGCTGGACGACAGGGCCATCGGCGGCCTCTACCAGTCCGTCGAGATCTGGATTCGCAAGCATGTTTGA
- a CDS encoding VWA domain-containing protein produces MFEFTWPWIFLLTPLPWVLRLLLPPADSGEAALKVSFLADLEGLVGRRARANLPAWRQQAPFALLWLLLICAAARPEWVGEPQPLPTSGRDLLLAVDVSGSMDYADMQWNDEDVSRLTLVKHLMGQFIEGRRGDRIGLILFGSQAYLQAPLTFDRQTVRTWLDEALIGIAGKNTAIGDAIGLAVKRLRQRPADSRVLVLVTDGANTGGEIDPLTAARLAAEEKVKVYTIGIGADPQQGDALGILGLNPSMDLDEPTLTAIAEQTGGRYFRARSSAELEEIEQSLDRLEPVTQRASQARPAYALYSWPLAGALLLSIALVGRVLWPHALQQRPQWLRRRT; encoded by the coding sequence ATGTTTGAGTTCACCTGGCCCTGGATCTTTCTCCTCACCCCACTGCCCTGGGTGCTGCGCCTGCTGCTGCCGCCCGCGGACAGCGGGGAAGCGGCGCTGAAGGTGAGTTTCCTGGCCGACCTCGAAGGCCTGGTGGGCCGCCGCGCCCGCGCCAACCTCCCGGCGTGGCGTCAACAGGCGCCCTTCGCCCTGCTCTGGTTGCTGCTGATCTGCGCCGCCGCGCGACCGGAATGGGTGGGCGAGCCGCAGCCCCTGCCCACCAGCGGCCGTGACCTGCTGCTGGCGGTGGATGTGTCCGGCTCGATGGACTACGCCGACATGCAATGGAACGACGAGGACGTCAGCCGCCTGACCCTGGTGAAGCACCTGATGGGCCAGTTCATCGAAGGCCGCCGCGGCGACCGCATCGGCCTCATCCTCTTCGGCAGCCAGGCCTACCTGCAGGCGCCACTGACCTTCGACCGCCAGACCGTGCGCACCTGGCTCGATGAAGCGCTGATCGGCATCGCCGGCAAGAACACCGCCATCGGCGATGCCATCGGCCTGGCCGTGAAACGCCTGCGCCAGCGCCCGGCGGACAGCCGCGTCCTGGTCCTGGTCACCGACGGCGCCAACACCGGCGGCGAGATCGATCCGCTGACCGCCGCCCGGCTCGCCGCCGAAGAGAAGGTCAAGGTCTACACCATCGGCATCGGCGCCGACCCGCAGCAGGGCGACGCCCTCGGCATCCTCGGCCTCAACCCCAGCATGGACCTGGACGAGCCCACCCTCACCGCCATCGCCGAGCAGACCGGCGGCCGCTACTTCCGTGCCCGCAGCAGCGCGGAACTGGAGGAAATCGAGCAGAGCCTGGATCGCCTGGAACCGGTCACCCAACGCGCCAGCCAGGCACGCCCGGCGTACGCGCTCTATAGCTGGCCCCTGGCCGGCGCCCTGCTGCTGAGCATCGCCCTGGTCGGTCGCGTGCTCTGGCCCCATGCCCTGCAACAGCGCCCGCAATGGCTGCGGAGGCGCACATGA